TCAGCAGCATGACGACCTTGGGCGTGCCGGTGCGCTCGGCGAGATACTCGGTGTGGCCGGTAAAGGGAATGCCGGCCTCGTTGATGACCGATTTCTGCACCGGGGCCGTGACCAGGGCGTCCATCTCGCCCTGGCGTATCAGGTCCATGGCCTCGTCGAGCCAGCCCAGCACCGCAGGGGCATTGGCCGGATCGAGACGCCCCGGCTCGCAGGGCACAGCAAGCGGCAGGTGGCGCACCCAGAGCGTATCAGCTTGGTGCGCCGCCAAGGCCATGCCCGGCTGCCATTCCCGCAGATCAACCGACAGACCAAGCAAGCTGGCGCGGGCACGCAGACAGTCAATGTCGCCAATGACCAGCAGGGCTGCGGGCAGATCCCCGGCAGCCAGTGCCAGCGTGATATCCGGGCCGATGCCGGCCGGCTCACCCATGCTCAGGGCCAGACGCGGCGGCATCAGAAGTCCCGTTCCTTTTCCTCGACCTTGAGAATGTCCAGGTAGGCGCTCATGTCAGTCTTGCCAGGCTGCTTGGGTGGCAGGGCCAGCACCCGCGCTTCCACCCGGCGGCGGGCGAGGTCGAGCACGATGCTGTCTCCCGGCTTGACGCTGTCGCCTGCCTTGGCAGGCCGGCCATTGATGGTCGCGCAGCCGGCATCGCAGACCTCCTTGGCCAGGGTGCGGCGCTTGATCAGGCGTGTTGCCTTGAGGAAGAGATCAAGCCGCATCGGCCGCCCCGCCCTGCAGGGCGGGATCGAGGATCTTCACGTAGGATTCGGCCCGGATCTCCCGCAGCCACTGCTCCATGCGCTCCTGGGTCTTGCGGTTCTGCAGCTGACTACGTGCGGCCTGGCGGATGTCCTTTTCCGGCACTTCCTGTTGACGCTGGGCAATGGCCTGGATCAGGTGAATGCCGTAAGTGCTGCGCACCGGCCCGCTGATTTCTCCGGGCTTGAGGGCAAACAGGGCCTGCTCGAAGCTTGGCACCATGACGCCCGGACGTACCCAGCCAAGATCCCCGCCCTTGCTGGCCGAACCCGGATCCTGACTGTATTCCCGGGCCAGCGTTGCAAAGTCCCTGCCCTGCAGGAGCTGGCGCTGTATCTGGCCGATCTTCCTTTCCGCCTCGGCAAACTCTTCCGGAGTCTTGGCCTGGATCAGGATATGGCGGGCCGCCATCTCGGGAACCGTGGGCTTGCCTTCTTTCTTGTCGAGCAGCTTGAAGATGTGAAAGCCGATCGGGGTGCGCAGCACCGGACTGATCTGCCCCGCCTGCATGGTATTGAAGACCCGCACGAACTCCGGCGGCAGCTCGCCGGCCCGTTTCTCGCCGAGCCGCCCCCCCTGCAGCGCATCCTGGCCATCCCCCTCGGCCAGCGCCAGTTTCGCGAAATCCTCGCCGCGCTCCAGGCGCGCCCGCAGAGCCTCGGCCTTGGACTGGGCCTGGCTGACCTGGGCTGGACTGGCGTTGTCGGGCAGGGCGATGAACAGGTGCTGCAGGTCATAGCTGTTGCCCCACTGGGCACCAGCCTGTTTGACCAGGGTGTTTTCCTCATCCGCGGTCACCGTGACGCGGCTCTCCACTTCGCGCTGCGCCAGCCGCGCCAGGGCGATGCGGTCGCGGATCTCCTGGCGGAAGCGGGCATAATCCCTGCCTTCCCGGCCCAGTTCCTCGCGGAACTGCTCGACACTGAGATTGTTCTGGCGGGCGATGTTCTGGATGGCCTGGTCAATGGACGCATCATCCACGCGGATGCCACTGCGCTCGGCCAGTTGCAACTGGATGCGGTCCAGGATCATGCGATCCAGCACCTGGCGACGCAGGACGTTTTCGGGCGGCAGACGATCGGCCCCCTCGGCACTCAGGCTTGCAGCGATGGCCGCCACCCGCTCGTTGAGCTCGGAGGCAGTGATGATATCGGTATTGACCACGGCCTCCACGCGATCCAGGGGCTCGACGGGTGCCTGCAAACCCTGGATGGCCGGAGCAGCTTGCGTCGGCGCCGCTTCGGCGGGTGCCACCGGCTGGCTGCCCGGGGCAGGGGCAATCCGCGTGTTGCGGTCCACGAAATCATCCGCAGCCAGGCCGGTCTGGGCGGCCAGACAGCCCAGCAGCAGCGCCAGACCGATTTGCAGGCCATGCTGCCTTGAAGCTTTCAGCATCATTAAAACTCCATTTGCGCGCCCGGCACCATCTGCGTCAGCACGCCGGTCGGTTGATTGCCCAGATTCGTCAGGCCGCGCAGTAAAATCTGGAAAAAGATCGCGCTGTTTTTCTCGCCACCCAGCCGGATCTGATCGTAAACCATCAGCCGGGTGGCCCAGCAGCCACCATCATAGCCCAGGCCCAGCAATTGCTCCAGGGCGCTGTCATCGCGCAGGCTGTAGCGATAGCTGGCCAGCGCTTCCCAGCGGCGGCCCAGCGGCATCTGTCCGGAAAGCACGACCTGATCCACCAGATCCCGCGAGTACCGGTAACTCAGATTCAGCACGCGCCGGGCGCCGGGCTGGTACTGGGCACCGAGATTGTAACGGGACATACGGCTCGCTTTGGGATCATACTGGGCTTCACTGAAAAGCCGCAGATCCTGACGTGGCTGCCAGCGCAGCAGGGCGAAATAGTCCGACTGCTCGCGATCATCCACCACCTGGCCCGCGAGGTCGACCTGCCGGTCATCGAAGTTGCGGATCTGGCCGACCGCGGCACGCAGCAGCTCGCGCCCATTCGGGTTGAGGATGCTGCTGCTCAGACCCAGGGTCACACGGTTGGCCGC
This portion of the Thermithiobacillus plumbiphilus genome encodes:
- a CDS encoding RNA-binding S4 domain-containing protein — its product is MRLDLFLKATRLIKRRTLAKEVCDAGCATINGRPAKAGDSVKPGDSIVLDLARRRVEARVLALPPKQPGKTDMSAYLDILKVEEKERDF
- a CDS encoding peptidylprolyl isomerase yields the protein MMLKASRQHGLQIGLALLLGCLAAQTGLAADDFVDRNTRIAPAPGSQPVAPAEAAPTQAAPAIQGLQAPVEPLDRVEAVVNTDIITASELNERVAAIAASLSAEGADRLPPENVLRRQVLDRMILDRIQLQLAERSGIRVDDASIDQAIQNIARQNNLSVEQFREELGREGRDYARFRQEIRDRIALARLAQREVESRVTVTADEENTLVKQAGAQWGNSYDLQHLFIALPDNASPAQVSQAQSKAEALRARLERGEDFAKLALAEGDGQDALQGGRLGEKRAGELPPEFVRVFNTMQAGQISPVLRTPIGFHIFKLLDKKEGKPTVPEMAARHILIQAKTPEEFAEAERKIGQIQRQLLQGRDFATLAREYSQDPGSASKGGDLGWVRPGVMVPSFEQALFALKPGEISGPVRSTYGIHLIQAIAQRQQEVPEKDIRQAARSQLQNRKTQERMEQWLREIRAESYVKILDPALQGGAADAA